The Candidatus Woesearchaeota archaeon genome contains a region encoding:
- a CDS encoding ribosome biogenesis/translation initiation ATPase RLI: MSRIAIVKKENCKGGIDCPYLCMSSCPVNRTGKECINKINRNFPESKVSIDEKLCIGCGICVKRCPFETISIINLPEEIKSAPVHRYGNNGFALYSLPIPIFGKVVGIIGRNGIGKSTAVKILSGVLAPNFGDYNKKPTESAVENWNSLIEFYKGTEAQVFFERVKAGKIRTSYKIQPVEMIPKFYNGTVRALLEKADEKKNLKKIAEKLDLAEIMDRNVKDISGGELQRVAIAASSLKDANLYIFDEPSSYLDAKQRVKVSKFIRELADEKTAVIVIEHDLIILDFMTELIHIMYGKEDCYGVCSLPKTTRIGINIYLSGFLKEENMRFRDSEIKFASKPPIDIKRQVELVSWNGIKKNLGEFSLSAPHGTLYRHQTIGVLGENGIGKTTFVKILAGILESEGSVSSNVRVSYKPQYLTSDSNELVMTILSEAVQRHTADLIEPLALKQFLTKRLREISGGELQRVAIAECLSRDAELYLLDEPSAYLDVEQRLVVSKTIKDFAERKGSTVLVVDHDLMFIDYLSERLIVFDGKPALSGNVSEVKSMSDGMNAFLMDLGITLRRDLESNRPRINKEDSRKDREQKAEGKLYYD; this comes from the coding sequence ATGTCAAGGATTGCAATAGTTAAGAAGGAGAACTGCAAGGGGGGAATTGACTGCCCTTACCTGTGCATGAGTTCCTGCCCTGTTAACAGGACAGGAAAGGAGTGCATAAATAAGATAAACCGTAATTTCCCAGAAAGCAAGGTTTCAATAGATGAAAAGCTGTGCATCGGATGCGGAATCTGCGTTAAAAGATGCCCCTTTGAGACAATCTCAATCATCAACCTTCCAGAGGAAATAAAGTCAGCACCGGTTCATAGGTATGGCAATAACGGGTTTGCATTATACTCCCTTCCAATCCCAATCTTTGGGAAGGTTGTTGGAATCATAGGAAGGAACGGGATTGGAAAGAGCACTGCTGTAAAGATTCTCTCAGGCGTTCTTGCCCCTAATTTCGGGGATTACAATAAAAAGCCAACTGAAAGCGCAGTTGAAAACTGGAATTCCCTCATTGAGTTCTACAAGGGGACTGAAGCCCAGGTTTTCTTTGAAAGAGTGAAAGCAGGAAAAATAAGAACCTCATACAAGATTCAGCCAGTTGAGATGATTCCAAAGTTCTATAATGGAACAGTGAGAGCCCTTCTTGAGAAGGCAGATGAGAAAAAAAATCTTAAAAAAATCGCTGAAAAGCTTGATTTGGCAGAAATAATGGATAGAAATGTCAAGGATATTTCCGGTGGAGAGCTTCAGAGGGTTGCAATTGCAGCATCTTCCTTGAAGGATGCCAATCTTTACATCTTTGACGAGCCGTCATCCTACCTTGATGCAAAGCAGAGGGTTAAAGTTTCAAAATTCATAAGGGAGCTTGCAGATGAGAAGACAGCTGTGATTGTGATTGAGCACGATTTGATAATTCTGGATTTCATGACTGAGCTTATCCACATAATGTATGGAAAGGAGGACTGCTATGGAGTATGCTCCCTTCCAAAAACCACGCGCATCGGAATAAACATCTACCTTTCAGGATTCCTTAAAGAGGAGAACATGAGGTTCAGGGATTCTGAAATAAAGTTTGCATCAAAGCCTCCTATTGACATAAAGAGGCAGGTTGAGCTTGTTTCCTGGAATGGGATAAAGAAGAATCTTGGGGAATTTTCCCTTTCAGCTCCACACGGAACCCTTTATCGGCATCAGACAATAGGAGTTCTTGGAGAGAACGGGATTGGAAAAACCACATTTGTGAAAATCCTTGCAGGAATCCTTGAATCAGAGGGAAGCGTTTCCTCCAATGTGAGGGTTTCCTATAAGCCGCAGTATTTAACATCTGATTCAAATGAGCTTGTCATGACAATCCTCTCTGAGGCGGTCCAGAGGCACACAGCAGATTTAATTGAGCCCCTTGCCCTAAAGCAGTTTCTTACAAAAAGATTAAGGGAGATTTCAGGTGGAGAGCTGCAGCGTGTTGCAATTGCAGAGTGCCTGTCAAGAGATGCTGAGCTTTATCTTCTGGATGAGCCGTCTGCATACCTTGATGTTGAGCAGCGCCTTGTTGTTTCAAAAACCATAAAGGACTTTGCAGAAAGAAAGGGCTCAACTGTGCTTGTGGTTGACCATGACTTGATGTTCATTGACTACCTTTCTGAAAGATTGATCGTGTTTGACGGAAAGCCCGCCCTTTCAGGAAATGTCTCAGAAGTGAAGTCGATGTCAGACGGGATGAACGCTTTCCTAATGGACTTGGGAATAACCC
- a CDS encoding HAD family hydrolase — protein MKIKVISFDLDNCLTNTRFDDVIWFKEIPKAYAEKNHISFKKAHKIVYSEYTRLKGKTEEWRDIKFWLSHFKIRKSWKTICSGFEKEVRTYRDVMPALLSLRKKYKIAVISHAERNFLELKVKASGLFSLVDYSFSSRTELLRYHKEKEAFLSACKKMKIKPSEIVHVGDNEEYDYIEPMKAGIKSFIIDRSGKKSGKHRIKDLRKLEKILEK, from the coding sequence ATGAAGATTAAGGTAATATCATTTGACCTGGACAACTGCCTCACCAACACACGCTTTGATGATGTAATTTGGTTCAAGGAAATTCCAAAGGCATATGCTGAGAAGAATCATATTTCTTTTAAGAAAGCGCACAAGATTGTTTATTCAGAATACACCCGGCTTAAAGGAAAAACAGAAGAGTGGCGCGACATTAAATTCTGGCTTTCCCATTTCAAGATAAGAAAGAGCTGGAAAACAATCTGCTCCGGGTTTGAAAAGGAAGTTAGGACTTACCGCGATGTGATGCCTGCCCTGCTTTCTTTAAGGAAAAAATACAAAATTGCTGTAATCTCGCATGCTGAGCGGAATTTTCTCGAATTAAAAGTTAAGGCAAGCGGGCTTTTTTCGCTTGTGGACTATTCTTTTTCATCGAGAACAGAGCTTCTTAGGTATCATAAAGAGAAAGAAGCATTCCTTTCTGCATGCAAAAAAATGAAAATAAAACCATCTGAAATTGTTCATGTGGGAGACAATGAGGAATATGACTATATTGAGCCGATGAAAGCAGGAATAAAAAGCTTCATAATCGACAGAAGCGGGAAAAAATCCGGGAAGCACAGGATTAAAGACTTAAGGAAACTTGAGAAAATTCTTGAAAAGTGA
- a CDS encoding HEPN domain-containing protein, with amino-acid sequence MKRINFIQKLIEEEKILLVKESKEISESYNQKSKNSLKAAKLLYEQELPEEATSMSYYAMYHKTNSLFYLTGIKCENHAAAIILLKELFEINNEDISFAKEQRVDKQYYADFAVTKDDVKKLIEKSENFIEELDLFIDSLTEDKRNRYRNDFNKTYFQSKQI; translated from the coding sequence ATGAAAAGAATAAATTTCATCCAAAAACTCATTGAAGAAGAAAAAATTCTTTTGGTGAAAGAAAGCAAAGAGATTTCAGAATCCTACAATCAGAAATCAAAAAATTCTCTTAAGGCAGCAAAACTCCTGTATGAACAGGAATTACCGGAAGAAGCGACCTCAATGAGCTACTACGCAATGTATCATAAAACAAACTCACTATTTTACTTAACCGGGATAAAATGCGAAAACCACGCAGCGGCAATAATTCTGCTGAAAGAATTATTCGAAATCAACAATGAAGACATATCTTTTGCAAAAGAACAAAGAGTGGATAAACAATATTATGCGGATTTTGCAGTAACTAAAGATGATGTAAAAAAATTAATTGAAAAATCAGAGAATTTCATTGAAGAGCTTGATTTATTCATAGATTCTCTGACAGAAGATAAAAGAAACAGATACAGAAATGATTTTAACAAAACATATTTCCAAAGCAAGCAGATATAA
- the dcd gene encoding dCTP deaminase: MILSREAIFKEIKAKRIKISPFDKSSIGPASIDLTLDNKIRIFDNIDKAVRVTGRSDYKKITRALNVKKRFRMKPGQLILGITKEKITLPNDICGWLNSRSRFARLGLMVHITAPFIQPGISNKQVLEIYNAGPNNLDIFPGEKLCQLILERCEGSAAYAGKFKKQTL, translated from the coding sequence ATGATACTTTCACGCGAAGCAATTTTCAAAGAGATAAAAGCAAAACGAATTAAGATAAGCCCCTTTGACAAAAGCTCAATCGGACCTGCCTCAATTGACCTGACCCTTGACAATAAGATAAGGATTTTTGATAACATTGACAAGGCAGTCCGCGTTACAGGCCGCTCAGATTATAAGAAGATAACAAGGGCATTAAATGTGAAAAAGAGGTTCAGGATGAAGCCTGGGCAGCTCATTCTTGGGATAACCAAAGAGAAAATAACGCTTCCCAATGATATTTGCGGCTGGCTTAATTCAAGGTCCAGGTTTGCGCGCCTTGGACTGATGGTTCACATAACCGCTCCTTTCATCCAGCCCGGAATATCAAATAAGCAGGTGCTTGAAATCTATAATGCTGGGCCGAATAACCTTGATATTTTCCCGGGAGAGAAGCTCTGCCAGCTTATTCTTGAAAGGTGCGAGGGCTCTGCAGCCTACGCAGGAAAGTTCAAAAAACAGACACTGTAA
- a CDS encoding nucleotidyltransferase domain-containing protein, protein MIAEELKLIPSTAMRTMKHLEEENVVDFKLEGKNKKYSLKETPEAKSYLIMAEHYKFIKLMQNAKMRKIAKELIEQTAGELIVIFGSYAKGTETSESDIDVYLETQNRELKEKLSEISEKLSIKIGKLDKENLLVKEIIKNHVIIQNAERFYQLIT, encoded by the coding sequence TTGATAGCAGAGGAACTGAAATTAATCCCTTCCACAGCAATGCGAACCATGAAACACCTGGAAGAAGAAAATGTCGTTGACTTTAAATTAGAAGGAAAAAACAAAAAATACTCGCTAAAAGAGACCCCTGAAGCAAAAAGCTATTTGATTATGGCAGAGCATTACAAATTTATAAAATTAATGCAAAATGCCAAAATGAGAAAAATCGCCAAAGAACTAATAGAACAAACAGCAGGAGAGTTAATAGTTATTTTCGGGAGCTATGCAAAAGGAACAGAGACAAGCGAAAGCGATATTGATGTTTATCTGGAAACACAGAACAGAGAGCTAAAAGAGAAACTTTCGGAAATATCGGAAAAACTGAGCATAAAGATAGGAAAACTTGATAAAGAAAATTTACTGGTAAAAGAGATAATTAAGAACCATGTGATAATCCAAAATGCCGAAAGATTCTACCAGTTGATAACATGA
- a CDS encoding helix-turn-helix domain-containing protein: protein MRETILDELSLFLLQKGFIVKTLKSAFDIVARDNERIILLKVLEDANSISPEYAEQMKKVSSCLHTTLLVIANKAGELLQNNVVYSRFGIYTVNFSTFRRCVDNNLPMLKKSKAGLTARINAVRLRLERLNLGLSINELSKRIGVSKRMVQSYEKGDSDITLGRANKVYNIFGGNVFQKENLLNAKDSPYEKGSSIFARKYGRLGFDATETSKVPFDLIARKEKEVILTKVGDKPNPIISHFSKLIDADRLAIFDKKKPKGIPALTKKEFLEFDEAAELIKFIKEFEEEHED from the coding sequence ATGCGGGAAACAATACTTGATGAGCTGAGTTTGTTCCTTCTTCAGAAGGGATTCATAGTCAAGACTCTCAAGAGCGCATTTGACATTGTTGCAAGGGACAATGAGAGAATAATCCTTCTGAAGGTGCTTGAGGACGCTAACTCAATCTCTCCTGAGTATGCTGAGCAGATGAAGAAAGTCAGCTCCTGCCTTCATACAACCCTTCTTGTAATTGCCAATAAGGCAGGAGAGTTATTGCAGAACAATGTTGTCTATTCAAGGTTCGGGATTTACACAGTTAATTTCAGCACATTCAGGCGCTGCGTTGACAACAATCTTCCAATGCTTAAGAAGAGCAAGGCAGGGCTCACTGCAAGGATAAATGCAGTTCGCTTAAGGCTTGAAAGGCTTAATCTTGGGCTTTCGATAAATGAGCTCTCAAAAAGGATAGGGGTTTCAAAGAGGATGGTTCAGAGCTATGAAAAAGGAGATTCTGACATAACTCTTGGAAGGGCAAACAAGGTTTACAATATCTTTGGCGGAAATGTGTTTCAGAAGGAGAACCTTCTCAATGCAAAGGATTCTCCCTATGAGAAGGGAAGCTCGATTTTTGCAAGGAAATACGGAAGATTGGGTTTTGATGCAACTGAAACAAGCAAAGTGCCCTTTGACCTTATTGCAAGGAAGGAAAAAGAGGTAATCCTCACAAAAGTCGGGGACAAGCCAAACCCCATAATATCGCACTTTTCAAAGCTTATCGATGCTGACCGGCTTGCAATCTTTGATAAAAAAAAGCCAAAGGGAATCCCTGCATTGACAAAGAAGGAGTTTTTGGAGTTTGATGAGGCAGCCGAACTCATAAAGTTCATAAAGGAGTTTGAGGAAGAGCATGAAGATTAA